The genome window TACTGCATTGCACATGATTGCGACACATGCCACAAAGCCACAAAACCATATCTCATTCTCCTGTTGGATGCTCTGTCAAAAAAGATCGGTCATAGAAAAGATATAAGCCACCGGCATCTGCAATCCAATGTTGACAAAGTGCCACTTACCCATCCCCAATGCTCCTAAAACCATCCCTGCTGTAGTCCCTATCGTACCTGCCCATGtggaccaccccactgccactgaTGCTGTGGCCCCAACAGACATCCCTGCTGCCCCTACCACCCCTAACAGTGCCCCTGAGGTCCCTCCCGCTCCCAGCACTACAGGGGAAGAGACCCTCACTACTATCAGAATGACCACTGCCAACCCAGCTGATCCTACTATAACCTTCCCCTTATCTTCCCCCCTGCCCAAAGGGCCTCCTATGGTGGCCCCTAAGCCTAGCTGACATAGCTTTGACACAAAAAATCCTGCGCCCAAGGCCTCTAGAGAAGATCTGTGGTTCATCTGGGTGCTAATGTTCCCTCTTGATATATTCTGACCAACCCTGCGCATTTTGATAGATTCCGACACCActtcctgatgtgcgtgcacagTGAGCACCGCTATGGCAAACGTGGCAAACATTCCCATGCACCCTGCGAACATCCAGAAGTAAAAATTTGATGATTTCATGAACATGAAGGACATGAACAGGACCAAAGCTAAAAGGACCACAAACACAAACCGGTAGTCCCCGAATCCAAACACCCCAAATCCTGCTGTGACCATGGCGGTCATAGTCATGGGTATCCCTGAAAAGGCCAGGAAATCCATGTATTTCACTACCACTTTGTTGATCTGCTCTTGAATGGTCCTTTGCTCATTTACCTCCTCCATccattctctcctc of Salvelinus alpinus chromosome 4, SLU_Salpinus.1, whole genome shotgun sequence contains these proteins:
- the LOC139574002 gene encoding uncharacterized protein encodes the protein MVPSRLKARSPMLEAVLGFVLGVVGGCVLGATEEPVNEAMSVMTSGALLKHVSDGVQTVGPLGLGTLLGATALTTVMTSVVAGVIFAAAMASVLLGARSSGGGASQAESVVVWIAVGLAGAFGTTASGATLGVIIEAVVVGSGLVGLLWALSIFTLLKPALHFLLKFIWRQGESCVRLGQSSLEARERELREMEAREVKKRDRVTVEIEQMIVTLDKEGQRTEGLEHRANWEAQRRERNEMERKRREWMEEVNEQRTIQEQINKVVVKYMDFLAFSGIPMTMTAMVTAGFGVFGFGDYRFVFVVLLALVLFMSFMFMKSSNFYFWMFAGCMGMFATFAIAVLTVHAHQEVVSESIKMRRVGQNISRGNISTQMNHRSSLEALGAGFFVSKLCQLGLGATIGGPLGRGEDKGKVIVGSAGLAVVILIVVRVSSPVVLGAGGTSGALLGVVGAAGMSVGATASVAVGWSTWAGTIGTTAGMVLGALGMGKWHFVNIGLQMPVAYIFSMTDLF